Part of the Xiphophorus couchianus chromosome 2, X_couchianus-1.0, whole genome shotgun sequence genome, GATCGGCCTGTTGTTCCAGATCTTTTCTGTTCTGCTCTAATTGTTTCAGCTCGCTCTCCTCGCCCCCCGGGAGACGCGCCGTCTAATCACAGCTCAGGAAGAGGGGAATACCCAGCGGTTGTGAAGGAATCAGGATAAAACCTGTGGGAATACTGCGGTGATATACCAATGCAGTCACACGTGTGGCCCGGTGTGCAACCATTAAAACCACAGGAAGTGACCTCATATCAcgtaaaatcaacctttttgagctttaaaaaTCACTCCGTCATAAAACACCATGCCTGGAGTGTTgggctgaaaaacgtatcacgaTATAAAGGATTCAAATCAGTTTATTGATAActttgattagatttttgttttaaatatctggaatgctgccaaactggtgatgtgacctttcctgttttatccaaaaGTTTCACTTCTcaccattgtttttttatttttaagcagttaggAGTCTCGGTTAACCTTTAAACCGAgacagcaggttgttgctaggtaaccagactgagcgggttgctaggtaaccagagagagagtgagtgagttggttgattccaccaacctagcttagcCAGCTGTGAGAGGTAGagcagctaaagtctttcctctgcctacatctcccagaatgctgtgcggttctagatcagagttcagtgattATTCtgtatattgaatattttatcagaTGTATTAACTATTGATACTGATCACATGTCTATTACAatataaacattgatttattgtacTGAAGTGtagctttgattctttcattcatggTTGAGTAATGCTGTAATCTCAGGTGttaaaacacctgggtggacctagccccgcctttgaggcacagctcctcccccGCTCTTCTCAGAGAAATGCTggttaaaacattaaagggttaatagaggagccacgttgggatgacttcctggaggcggagcttcaggaagaggagaagcttcttaaagagacagaggctcaatttcaTGGCGTTAAATTTctaagtcaaatattttttaaagtcatatttaatatttttgcattattttaactTATGTCAACATAGTTATGATATAAAATGGTACAATGTGCCTGAGAAACGCATAATACTCTTTCAATGAGTTGAATCTGCATATTTGACCTCTGAACCCGTTATTCTCTCCCCTGCAGGATGAAACTGGTGCCTATCTCATCGACAGAGACCCCACTTACTTTGGGCCAGTGCTGAACTACCTGAGGCATGGCAAACTGGTGCTCAACCGGGACTTGGCGGAGGAAGGTAAAACGTTTCTCCGTGTTCAGGTAGCTGCTGTATCCACTACGGAGGCTCTGAAGGGACAAACGTCTctgaaatcaaacttttttctgtctccaggAGTTTTGGAGGAAGCCGAGTTTTATAACATCACATCATTAATAAAACTCATCAAGGACAAGATCAGGGAACGGGACTGCAAAACATCACAGGTACCCAGCAGGAGGCTTCCTCAAATCAGATcgatttcatttttattgaaaaaaactggagaaaatagtttgctttatgttttaccaaaaactcAAGTGACAcaattttagcttcacttggttgaatttctgcaaaaaataaaataaataaggctGCAgtatgtacttaaaaaaaaaaaagtattttgtacaTGTTTGTCACTTTGTTGTTGCAGTATGGATAATCTGTTTCATGTAATTACTGACAGAagctcgtttttttttttcttcttttctcccgcaacaaccaatcagagccaggaggcgggtcttagtgctgtcagtcacatCCATGAACGCtcggctagttagcatagccaccaatgatgttttcctgtaatgataagttTTCTCTGCCATTAGTACATTTAGCAGCATACATGacgttgattgacagcactaagccccaccccctggctctgattggttgtttttctggtgcatttcttcagaagACAATATTAGCTTAGGGAGGACGAGGAGGCGATCAGTTTTtactcagattatctgtctcgtattatcatgacatggtgacagtttaataaacacattatagatatatatatatatatatatatgttacatactgcagcttatacataagtttttttttttttgttttttttttacagaaacaacCAAGTGAAGATAAAATTATGTCACTTGAGTTTTtggtagaacatatttaaagaggactgaaaaatgtataaatatttttcctaatTTCTGCTAAATATGTTCTTCCAGCCGATTGAGTGAATTAATTGATGACTAAATCAGTTATTtcacaataaagtttttttgaaACCGTTTATTGTCCGGAATgtgtgttcttgtgtttttcatgaTTTCCTCTCGGTTGCGTGTTTCCTGCCAGGTTCCAGTGAAGCACGTGTACCGGGTTCTCCAGTgccaggaggaggagctgaCCCAGATGGTGTCCACCATGTCTGACGGCTGGAAGTTCGAGCAGGTACCTGCGACCGCGGCGGTCCGGCGGCGCTCCTGTCATGTGCTTTCACCCGCCCTGCTACGCTCACGTCCTCAATCTGATGTTTGACAGAACCGATCGCCCGCTCGGTGAATCGGATGATGATTCATGACCCGAGCATGCTCTCTGTGCTCTGATTGGTCGTTACAGCTTGTCAGTATAGGTTACGGGCGGGCCCACCAGGCAGAGTATCTGCTGATTGTGTCAAGGGAGGTGAAGGGAGAGGAGTCTGCTTTGCCAAACAACAGCAGAGAGGTGTGTCCCACAGCCGTGTTTACGGGCCGGTCACTGCATGATCCCTGTTGTCCATACACACCCCTTTAGCCATTGTTTGTCCCAAGTAGACGCCTAGCTGCCGGCTATTTCCACTCTTCATTTGTTCCGCTAAAGAAAACCCGTCACCTTTTGTTATTGtctgtgattttatttcctcattATGTTATTATAAAACCACTTTCACAGTTCTAAGCTGATTTATTTGAGCTGAAACTACAAAAAGTGAGTTTTCAGGATAATTCATTTTGGTTTGAGCACCGAATGATTTAAACAATCTCAGGTCTGCAGAAGTTTCAGgatgtttttctgatcaaaaACCATCTAAAAAGGCTCAGAAGTGGTAACTAGTGGAGGATATTCAGCTATTTTCACTCTTATTGTGAATGAACAATTTtcagcctggtggcccgccaggctgaaAATACACTGGGGAAACCCtgctattattgttacaaaaCCAAATCCACATTTCTGAGCTGATTTATTTGAGctgaaactaataaaaatgagttttcagAATGAGAAATTACCGGTTTGAGCAGCTAATGTGATGATTTGTAAAATCTGAACCATCTCAGATCAAAACGAGTTCCAGGACGTTTTTCTGAACTAAAGCAACTAAAAGCTCAGAGGGTTTGTTACAAGGGGAAGCTAGTGGAGGATATTGGTTCCTTTTCGCTGTGAGTCTGCTTCACAACAACAATTATCAGGCAGCAGGGAGTAATGAGGCGATGCATGTCTGAACATGCACAGCTGGGTACAGGCTGCAGTCTGCAGCGCTTTTCAGCcagaagctgctgcttttcaCGCTTCTCGTTGTAGGAAACGTTCAAGTTTCACATGTGGCTCTGTCAGTAGCTTGTGAAGAAATCTCACAGGAACAATCAGCTGAATGTCGCTAAAATCTACAGTAAAAAATCCTTCAAATTGCTGCGACTTGCTGCAGTTTTCCAAGCTTTGCTTGTTTGTCCGCCATACTTGGAAAACTTTCCTCCAGCATGTTTTTGCTCCTGGCTAAAGTCCTGCTCCTCTGTTCTCTCCGTAGTTCTGTGTTTGTCTCCTAAATGCTCGTCTGTGTTTTAGATTTCTGTTGCCTCGTTTTGTGAAtcactgacttttattttcttgttctgAATTGTTAGCAGGTcgttaaattgtatttaaaatgattactttagtaaaagttgtgaaataaaagctaaactttaagagattatttaaaaacacaaagttgggGGACGTACGGAGGAAGATTAGTGCCACTGTTTGGGGAAAACAATTCATGGGAAACAAAAGTCAGACTTCTGAGGGTGAAATGtcagaaattagattttataaaacataattatttaatacatgGGTAATTAGTCAGTACCTGGTATGACCAGTAGACACCTGGACATCGGTACTGGCCGACGTGAGTCACTTCTTGTCGTCCCGATTAGTGAAATTGGGTCGATATTAGCTGCTGATTtttgcctccatcttgtttctggTTCGCAAAgtgtttgtttggtcatgtgattCAGCAAAGAATTATGGGATGTTTCACTGAAGCAGAAGCTGTGTCAGCATTATTATCTGGTTTTAATGGGTTTAACTGGTATGTTTTACGGTTCTGGGTTTTTCTTCTGTATCTAGTGAatctctgctgtttttcatgttttggtttttggtttCCAGGTTTTTCTGATTCTCTTGTCCAAACCATTCagctgatttatttcattttttggctGTTTTCCTCTTCGCAGCTCGTCAGCATCGGTTCCTCCTATAACTATGGAAACGAAGACCAGGCCGAGTTCCTGTGCGTGGTTTCCAAAGAGCTGCACAACCAGTCGTACGGGACCAACAGCGAGCCCAGCGAGAAGGCAAAGGTGAAGCGGCGagaataaaatgttcagatCAATCAC contains:
- the kctd5b gene encoding BTB/POZ domain-containing protein KCTD5 isoform X2; this encodes MAENSSETSSSVHRRCPTHSSPGVGASKWIRLNVGGTYFLTTRQTLCRDPKSFLFRLSQADPELDSDKDETGAYLIDRDPTYFGPVLNYLRHGKLVLNRDLAEEGVLEEAEFYNITSLIKLIKDKIRERDCKTSQVPVKHVYRVLQCQEEELTQMVSTMSDGWKFEQLVSIGSSYNYGNEDQAEFLCVVSKELHNQSYGTNSEPSEKAKILQERGSRM
- the kctd5b gene encoding BTB/POZ domain-containing protein KCTD5 isoform X1, with translation MAENSSETSSSVHRRCPTHSSPGVGASKWIRLNVGGTYFLTTRQTLCRDPKSFLFRLSQADPELDSDKDETGAYLIDRDPTYFGPVLNYLRHGKLVLNRDLAEEGVLEEAEFYNITSLIKLIKDKIRERDCKTSQVPVKHVYRVLQCQEEELTQMVSTMSDGWKFEQLVSIGYGRAHQAEYLLIVSREVKGEESALPNNSRELVSIGSSYNYGNEDQAEFLCVVSKELHNQSYGTNSEPSEKAKILQERGSRM